In Anaerolineales bacterium, a genomic segment contains:
- a CDS encoding WXG100 family type VII secretion target: MANRIQADYDSLSSIRQMFARHAEKTNGLLNTLRHVTDTFAAGGWVGSGADAYQREMADRLFPALKTLIESLNHAAQMTEKIAKLLGEAEAEAAALFGGAAVGAGLFSQLQAGVMGGGISDLINNLTKEAAALGTNTGSPVDGVLPTGFDKTKYGSDVISLMNSLGEALGMETGKFGKFASGFGIFMDAWEQMNAGRGVVDAAGVAGTKFGIESLLFSTPVGRGVLIVNDLLQVTGKAVIISDTATISGNTAINPALREAFSAQAKANAENVGKMDVKNVVRDTAGTAWDLGKFAFGGFNPFNTPADHLDNAKQVSNSVGQLGETAGKFIGGVLSSPRELIDYQIARDLAAYDAELAGKGYSPSERATQVESMRSALDWQYNGLVTGYAYDGMAAIGDGFDFIGSGVKDLLTWK; the protein is encoded by the coding sequence ATGGCAAACCGCATCCAAGCCGATTATGATTCCCTTTCCTCCATCAGGCAGATGTTTGCCCGTCACGCCGAAAAGACGAATGGCTTGCTGAATACCCTTCGCCACGTGACCGATACCTTTGCCGCGGGTGGTTGGGTGGGCAGTGGGGCAGATGCCTACCAGCGCGAGATGGCAGATCGCCTCTTTCCAGCGCTGAAAACCCTCATCGAGAGTTTGAATCATGCCGCACAGATGACGGAGAAGATTGCCAAACTATTGGGCGAGGCGGAAGCGGAAGCGGCGGCGCTCTTTGGCGGGGCAGCGGTGGGTGCGGGTTTGTTCAGCCAGTTGCAAGCGGGGGTCATGGGTGGTGGGATCAGCGATCTCATTAACAACCTCACCAAAGAGGCAGCTGCTCTTGGCACGAATACGGGGAGCCCGGTGGATGGTGTTCTCCCCACAGGGTTTGACAAAACAAAATATGGCTCGGATGTCATTTCCCTCATGAATTCGCTTGGCGAGGCGCTGGGCATGGAGACGGGCAAATTTGGGAAGTTTGCCAGCGGGTTTGGAATCTTCATGGATGCCTGGGAGCAGATGAACGCGGGGCGTGGGGTGGTCGATGCGGCTGGTGTTGCGGGGACAAAATTTGGTATTGAGTCGCTCTTGTTCAGCACACCGGTTGGGCGCGGCGTCCTCATTGTGAACGATCTGCTGCAAGTAACGGGGAAGGCTGTCATTATCTCCGACACGGCTACGATCAGCGGCAATACGGCGATTAATCCGGCACTGCGTGAGGCGTTTAGCGCCCAAGCCAAAGCAAACGCTGAAAACGTGGGCAAGATGGATGTCAAAAACGTCGTGCGCGATACAGCAGGGACAGCATGGGATTTGGGAAAATTTGCCTTTGGCGGGTTCAACCCCTTCAACACACCCGCCGATCACCTTGACAATGCCAAGCAAGTTTCAAACTCAGTGGGACAACTAGGGGAAACGGCTGGCAAATTTATTGGGGGCGTCTTGAGCTCCCCCCGTGAACTGATCGATTATCAAATTGCCCGTGATTTAGCCGCCTATGATGCTGAACTTGCCGGAAAAGGGTATTCTCCTAGTGAGCGAGCGACACAAGTAGAGTCGATGCGCTCTGCGCTTGATTGGCAGTACAACGGCTTGGTAACAGGGTATGCCTACGATGGGATGGCGGCAATAGGGGATGGGTTCGATTTCATCGGATCAGGGGTCAAAGACCTTTTGACCTGGAAATAA
- a CDS encoding BON domain-containing protein — MEPTTDRPDVDIEEDIKQIINTFTPLKTSKPYFTLQVSNGVVTVQGNVRNPQARRVLLDNAPRITGVQKVDASAFFDDEQVRYDVGGVLPPGVHASVLFGAVALTGKLPEHATAEAIITLVSQVAGVRRVGVDFGEAKTG; from the coding sequence ATGGAGCCGACAACAGATCGCCCGGATGTGGATATTGAGGAAGATATCAAACAAATCATCAATACCTTCACCCCACTTAAAACCTCAAAACCTTATTTTACCCTTCAGGTCTCCAATGGCGTTGTCACAGTGCAAGGGAATGTTCGCAACCCCCAAGCGCGGCGTGTTCTGCTGGACAATGCGCCACGCATTACGGGCGTGCAAAAGGTAGATGCCAGCGCCTTTTTTGATGATGAACAGGTGCGCTATGATGTGGGTGGCGTGCTGCCGCCGGGTGTTCATGCCAGCGTCCTTTTCGGAGCGGTGGCGCTCACCGGAAAACTGCCCGAACATGCCACCGCCGAGGCGATTATCACCCTTGTTTCGCAGGTGGCTGGTGTGCGCCGCGTCGGGGTTGATTTTGGCGAGGCAAAAACGGGTTAA
- a CDS encoding SUMF1/EgtB/PvdO family nonheme iron enzyme, with protein MKTLTSPLTSVDLLWDTLGFLPVPGGSAPIGLEEKSLERFLKANSPDWHSYYSREAPFHQVTIAPFHLMRYAVTNGHYALFMAQDGYTNPDLWTPDGWAWLLRTKRTQPLHWNTPQFAGEDRPVVGVSWYEATAFARWASLQTGHNLRLPSEVEWEWAARGENTRSFYPWGGAWDAAKLNSGYSDETHPTIGTTTPVGMFSPAGDAPLGHGEMLGQVFEWMNSAFRPYPYDAHDGREDRYAPEMRVRRGGSWLDGKFAHRVTTRYYFPQHYSDKTDGFRLAAGGDALPLPPRPPYDLVVYGRTTFCPDLLHTIRWLHAWNVPYRQLQLDRDEEVALRLDAWLGARTIPTLVVAAWGDVLPITPPTGVDFSHLRNTDRGAMLHEPDESTLRAFLVRHGFLT; from the coding sequence ATGAAAACCCTCACCTCCCCTCTCACCTCAGTCGATTTGCTCTGGGATACTCTTGGTTTTTTACCTGTCCCCGGCGGCAGCGCTCCGATTGGTCTAGAGGAAAAATCCCTTGAACGCTTTTTGAAGGCAAATAGCCCTGACTGGCACAGTTATTACAGCCGAGAAGCGCCTTTTCATCAGGTGACTATCGCACCCTTCCACCTTATGCGTTATGCCGTCACGAACGGACACTATGCCCTTTTTATGGCGCAGGACGGTTATACCAACCCCGACCTCTGGACGCCTGATGGATGGGCTTGGCTGCTGCGTACAAAGCGGACGCAGCCGCTCCATTGGAACACCCCTCAATTTGCTGGCGAAGATCGCCCAGTGGTTGGCGTCAGTTGGTATGAGGCAACGGCATTTGCCCGGTGGGCGTCGCTCCAAACCGGACACAATCTGCGCTTACCCAGTGAGGTCGAATGGGAATGGGCAGCGCGGGGTGAAAACACACGCTCGTTTTACCCCTGGGGTGGCGCATGGGATGCCGCAAAACTGAACAGCGGCTATAGCGACGAGACACATCCAACCATTGGCACGACCACCCCTGTGGGGATGTTTAGTCCGGCGGGGGATGCCCCTTTGGGGCATGGCGAGATGTTGGGGCAAGTTTTCGAATGGATGAATTCTGCCTTCCGCCCTTACCCCTATGACGCTCACGATGGGCGGGAAGATCGCTATGCCCCAGAGATGCGCGTTCGGCGCGGAGGGAGCTGGCTGGATGGCAAATTTGCCCACCGTGTGACAACGCGCTACTACTTCCCGCAGCATTATTCCGATAAAACAGATGGCTTTCGCTTAGCGGCAGGCGGCGACGCGCTCCCCCTTCCGCCTCGTCCCCCCTACGATTTGGTCGTCTATGGGCGGACAACCTTCTGTCCCGATTTGCTCCACACCATCCGCTGGCTGCACGCCTGGAACGTCCCCTATCGCCAACTTCAACTTGATCGTGATGAGGAAGTCGCCCTCCGTCTTGATGCGTGGTTGGGGGCGCGCACTATCCCCACGCTGGTTGTTGCGGCATGGGGCGATGTTCTGCCCATCACCCCTCCTACCGGTGTCGATTTCTCCCACCTACGGAACACAGATCGTGGGGCGATGCTCCATGAGCCAGACGAATCAACCCTTCGTGCCTTTCTCGTGCGGCACGGCTTTTTAACTTAG
- a CDS encoding NAD(+)/NADH kinase: MFKRVGVLGHPLRPITAEVCSEVAQTVRQRGAEAWCYTTWGAAEIRPQVAESDLIIAIGGDGSMLRAARLAAQYDVPVFGINAGHLGFLTESSLSEWDQALERLFSGMYWIETRMMIRAETWRNDSRLLVENALNDVVVSRGGASRSILVETYIDGGWTTTYNADGVIIATPTGSTAYALAVGGPILPPELANILVIPVAPHLSLDRPLVLAKGAVVELRIPDETMSEAMLTVDGENLNPLRSGDSIVVQGSEHRARFVRLRERHYFYRSLLDRLEPHEPSRRARQPYQPRRARLDALAEDMPS; this comes from the coding sequence ATGTTCAAACGGGTGGGGGTATTGGGACATCCGCTGCGCCCTATAACAGCGGAGGTCTGTTCCGAAGTGGCTCAGACCGTTCGCCAGCGGGGGGCAGAGGCGTGGTGCTATACCACATGGGGAGCGGCGGAAATCCGTCCACAGGTTGCCGAATCCGATCTGATCATCGCCATTGGTGGGGATGGTTCGATGCTGCGGGCGGCGCGGTTGGCGGCGCAGTATGATGTCCCTGTATTTGGAATCAACGCCGGGCATTTGGGCTTCCTCACTGAGTCCAGCCTGAGCGAGTGGGATCAGGCGTTAGAGCGCTTATTCAGCGGGATGTATTGGATCGAAACACGGATGATGATCCGTGCTGAGACGTGGCGAAACGACAGCCGCCTGCTTGTTGAAAACGCGCTGAACGATGTTGTCGTCAGTCGTGGTGGAGCGTCCCGTTCAATTTTGGTAGAGACATACATTGATGGCGGCTGGACAACAACCTATAACGCCGACGGTGTAATCATTGCCACCCCCACAGGCAGCACCGCCTATGCCCTAGCAGTGGGCGGTCCCATCTTGCCCCCGGAACTTGCCAATATCTTGGTTATTCCCGTCGCCCCTCACCTAAGTTTGGATCGTCCACTGGTACTGGCGAAAGGGGCGGTGGTTGAACTGCGCATCCCTGATGAGACCATGAGCGAGGCGATGCTGACCGTCGATGGCGAAAACCTGAACCCCTTACGCTCCGGCGATTCGATTGTTGTGCAGGGCAGCGAACACCGCGCTCGTTTTGTCCGTTTGCGAGAGCGGCATTACTTTTACCGTTCGCTGCTGGATCGGCTTGAACCACATGAGCCATCCCGCCGCGCCCGTCAGCCCTATCAACCGCGCCGCGCCCGCCTTGATGCCTTAGCAGAGGACATGCCTTCATGA
- the recN gene encoding DNA repair protein RecN, giving the protein MLTDIRIDHFAIIDSLEVTLSPGFNVITGETGAGKSIIIDAVDVLLGGRADPDMIRAGQERAVIEGTFRLVPGSLDDLRTHFEEQGIEFSDDLVFTREIRANGRTLCRLNGSTVGLPFYREIGQRMVDIHGQSEHLSLLRPKVHIYLLDGYASLEGQRRAFAALVAELGDVRAEIAHLEQDEATLARRLDMLKFQVEDIRGVDPKVGEDSLLEEESSRLANAETIRTLAAESAHRLNHDSAKPTSAVDVLNHISALMLKLVKLDTTLQPAADLAVTLADQAADLARTMRLYLEGVESNPQRLTEVEERLDLLNRLKKKYGGTLEAVIAHAESAAKELEAITNSDVRLQTLRKNEDALLHKIGKAALSLSDARLVTANKLSQKIEHELQDLKMEGARFTVSLSQEEDLINGCYVRDRRLKFDPTGIDHVEFMIAANRGEPLRPLAKVASGGETARIMLALKSVLSTEDKTPTLIFDEIDQGIGGRLGSMLGQKLWKLSTAHQVLCVTHLAQLAGFADAHFRVAKAVKGTRTVTAVTLLDDKGRVNELAEMLGAETVSAKQSAHDLLMLARQIKDGKGVQATLI; this is encoded by the coding sequence ATGCTGACGGACATCCGCATTGATCATTTTGCCATCATTGATTCCCTCGAAGTGACGCTCTCACCCGGATTCAACGTGATCACCGGCGAAACAGGCGCGGGAAAATCGATCATCATTGACGCCGTAGACGTGCTGCTTGGCGGGCGTGCCGACCCCGACATGATCCGCGCTGGACAGGAACGGGCGGTCATCGAAGGGACATTTCGCCTTGTCCCGGGCAGCCTTGACGACCTCCGCACTCACTTTGAGGAACAAGGCATCGAGTTCAGCGATGATCTCGTCTTCACCCGCGAAATCCGCGCCAACGGGCGGACGCTGTGCCGCCTGAACGGAAGTACGGTTGGCTTGCCCTTTTACCGCGAGATCGGTCAGCGGATGGTCGATATTCATGGGCAGAGCGAACACCTCTCCCTACTCCGTCCCAAAGTTCATATCTACCTTTTGGATGGTTACGCTAGTTTAGAGGGGCAGCGCCGCGCCTTTGCCGCCCTCGTTGCCGAATTAGGCGACGTGCGTGCCGAGATCGCCCACTTGGAACAAGATGAAGCCACCCTTGCCCGCCGCTTGGACATGCTTAAATTTCAAGTGGAGGACATCCGAGGCGTCGATCCCAAAGTGGGGGAAGACTCCCTCTTAGAGGAAGAATCAAGCCGCCTTGCCAATGCCGAAACCATCCGCACCCTTGCCGCTGAAAGCGCCCACCGCTTGAACCATGACAGCGCTAAACCGACCTCCGCAGTGGATGTCTTGAATCACATTTCGGCGCTCATGCTCAAACTGGTCAAGTTGGATACAACGCTCCAACCCGCCGCTGATCTTGCCGTGACATTGGCAGATCAGGCGGCTGACCTTGCCCGGACGATGCGCCTCTACCTTGAAGGGGTGGAGAGCAACCCGCAGCGCCTCACAGAGGTGGAAGAACGCCTTGATCTGCTCAACCGGCTGAAGAAAAAATATGGCGGGACGTTGGAGGCGGTGATTGCCCACGCCGAGAGCGCGGCGAAGGAACTGGAAGCGATCACGAACAGCGATGTTCGCTTGCAAACGCTCCGTAAAAACGAGGATGCCCTTCTGCACAAGATTGGCAAAGCCGCCCTCTCGCTCAGCGACGCCCGTTTGGTGACGGCGAACAAACTGAGCCAAAAAATTGAACATGAACTTCAAGATTTAAAGATGGAGGGAGCGCGGTTTACCGTTTCGCTCAGCCAAGAGGAAGACCTCATCAACGGCTGTTATGTTCGGGATCGTCGTCTGAAATTTGACCCAACGGGCATTGATCATGTCGAATTCATGATCGCCGCCAACCGGGGTGAACCGCTGCGCCCACTGGCAAAGGTTGCTTCTGGTGGCGAGACAGCGCGGATCATGCTGGCGCTCAAATCCGTCCTTAGCACAGAGGACAAAACGCCAACGCTGATTTTCGATGAAATTGATCAGGGCATTGGCGGGCGTTTGGGGAGCATGTTGGGGCAAAAACTCTGGAAACTTTCCACTGCACATCAGGTCTTGTGCGTAACCCACTTGGCACAGTTGGCGGGCTTTGCCGATGCCCATTTTAGGGTGGCAAAGGCAGTCAAGGGAACCCGTACTGTGACGGCGGTGACGCTGCTTGACGACAAGGGGCGGGTGAACGAGCTTGCCGAGATGCTTGGCGCGGAGACGGTCAGCGCTAAACAGAGCGCCCACGATCTGCTTATGTTGGCGCGGCAGATCAAAGATGGGAAAGGCGTTCAGGCAACCTTGATCTAG
- a CDS encoding response regulator: protein MLLRDKRIFIVEDNPENRVIAQMLLEASGAQVFVSRSGYDLLYQLENLAPIHLILLDLILPNHTSGYDLYEAIRASPNYSQIPILAISSTDPAEGIGEARRRGFNGYIMKPINFFRFAEQIAAALNGSPVWGNGL, encoded by the coding sequence ATGTTGCTCCGAGACAAGCGTATTTTTATCGTGGAAGATAACCCCGAAAATCGTGTGATTGCGCAGATGCTGTTGGAGGCAAGCGGGGCGCAGGTGTTTGTTAGCCGCTCGGGGTACGATTTACTTTATCAGTTAGAGAATCTCGCCCCCATTCACCTGATCTTACTCGATCTGATCCTCCCCAACCACACCTCAGGCTATGATTTGTATGAGGCGATTCGGGCATCGCCTAACTACAGCCAAATTCCCATCCTTGCTATTTCCAGCACCGATCCCGCTGAAGGAATCGGCGAGGCGCGGCGGCGGGGCTTTAACGGCTACATCATGAAGCCGATCAATTTCTTCCGCTTTGCCGAACAGATCGCGGCGGCGCTGAACGGCAGCCCTGTTTGGGGTAATGGGTTATAG
- a CDS encoding response regulator translates to MPSAIILYIEDDTLSREVFEFFVGNVLGYTLYMFPNSADFMARVLALPITPDLILLDIHMTPLDGFAMLKLLRASESYASARVVALTASVMNEEIALLKQAGFNGCVAKPIDQRTFPELLLRLLKGEAIWRIV, encoded by the coding sequence ATGCCCTCAGCGATTATTTTGTATATTGAGGATGACACCCTCAGCCGAGAGGTTTTCGAGTTTTTTGTCGGCAATGTCTTAGGGTACACGCTTTACATGTTCCCAAACAGCGCCGATTTTATGGCACGTGTGCTGGCGCTGCCGATCACTCCAGATTTGATTTTACTGGATATCCACATGACTCCACTGGATGGGTTTGCCATGCTCAAACTGCTGCGGGCAAGCGAATCCTATGCCTCAGCGAGGGTGGTGGCACTCACTGCAAGTGTCATGAACGAGGAAATTGCCTTGCTAAAACAGGCGGGGTTTAATGGCTGTGTGGCAAAACCGATTGACCAGAGAACCTTCCCAGAGTTGCTCTTGCGCCTTTTGAAAGGGGAAGCGATCTGGCGTATTGTATGA
- a CDS encoding response regulator, whose protein sequence is MSNLLRRVLVVEDDPDSQAVLAHILAHWNIIIDTVSDAANAQAMLAANSYQAVVIDLKLPDKDGWTLLRVIRESPFTADLFCVAITAYDRSYLDEDALNAGFDAYFAKPVDLAGLGRVLEARLAPQGD, encoded by the coding sequence ATGAGCAATCTTCTTCGGCGCGTGTTGGTGGTTGAAGATGATCCCGATTCGCAAGCCGTATTAGCCCATATATTAGCCCATTGGAATATCATTATTGATACCGTTTCCGACGCAGCCAACGCCCAAGCGATGTTGGCGGCGAATAGCTATCAGGCGGTGGTGATCGATCTCAAACTACCCGATAAAGATGGGTGGACGCTGCTGCGCGTGATTCGAGAAAGCCCCTTTACAGCAGACTTGTTTTGCGTAGCAATCACCGCCTATGATCGCTCCTATCTTGACGAAGATGCCTTGAATGCGGGGTTTGACGCCTACTTTGCTAAACCCGTTGATTTGGCAGGTCTGGGGCGGGTTCTTGAAGCGCGTTTAGCGCCACAGGGTGATTGA
- a CDS encoding response regulator: MTEGAVSLPPNFLAGWIVVVIDDEDDSLGVIQHLLTYYGAEVHPATNGQEGFAAVLRVRPRFVICDLSMPVMDGWEFMITMQNTPRTMHIPVIALTAHAMMRDRERAIQAGFYNYLTKPFTVKTFIHDLLAILTTVPELAALLPEGL, from the coding sequence ATGACTGAAGGGGCAGTTTCGTTGCCACCCAATTTTTTAGCCGGGTGGATTGTCGTTGTCATTGACGATGAGGACGATAGTTTAGGGGTTATCCAACACCTGTTAACCTATTATGGGGCAGAAGTACACCCCGCCACGAACGGGCAAGAGGGTTTTGCCGCTGTGCTGCGGGTGCGCCCCCGTTTTGTAATCTGCGATCTCTCCATGCCCGTTATGGATGGGTGGGAATTTATGATCACCATGCAGAACACCCCACGAACGATGCACATTCCCGTGATTGCCCTCACCGCCCACGCCATGATGCGGGATCGAGAGCGGGCAATTCAGGCGGGGTTCTACAACTACCTAACCAAGCCATTCACGGTGAAAACCTTCATCCACGATTTGTTGGCAATTTTGACTACTGTCCCCGAATTAGCCGCCCTTCTTCCCGAAGGGCTGTAA
- a CDS encoding HAMP domain-containing protein, with protein sequence MMRQPRLTLTQRAFLMVILLSIIPVLLVGGITFSLSSQLLARESSAFAERILIEEEEEIQLKIHQMETLMTALSGSEDIRALIKNASSSTFSRLSTEANVGYVLNSFLNISGLVAINVFSLDGHHYHVGDTLTSQTIRPNIRDRLYSEALSSDRPVLWTGIEDNVVADSTYQKVIMGVSLITEIDAQTLLPTPLGFIALSYDPADLASRNSLYDERRPTATFWLIDEKGRYIYHPDPNTLGQRVPLDRLLKMNNSSGEVEYPLPDDRLISRYRKVEPIGWLIAYNLPYSELVAPSRQVAEGTLGVMIVSVGVLAGAAYFVSRTAVAPIRQVTARFQQLQAHPAQLPSPLPVNRHDEVGDLAQGFNTFLETLKQRQQIEREREQLIVDLQIANEKAEQSSRLKSEFLATMSHELRTPLNAIVGYTEILLHGFGVTIEPKAIGMLERVSANSRRLLALINDLLDLSRIESGRFDLSYRRIVPAELLARWVKEISILGETKGLVLETWLDPKLPESLISDAEALTKIVVNLLSNAFKFTVRGTIFLSWGLGKTEEDWFIGVHDTGIGVPLHAREFIFEEFRQVDQSSKREHGGTGLGLAIVKRLVLAMKGQIALESEIGQGSTFTVTFPYIGATDKGSNQRIPVRVPVAILKKEDHHD encoded by the coding sequence ATGATGCGCCAACCACGTCTAACACTGACCCAACGCGCTTTTTTGATGGTGATTCTGCTCAGCATTATCCCTGTCCTCTTGGTGGGTGGAATAACCTTTAGCCTTTCCTCGCAGCTTCTGGCGCGGGAGTCCAGCGCGTTTGCCGAGCGTATTCTGATTGAGGAGGAGGAAGAAATTCAGCTAAAAATCCACCAGATGGAAACGCTGATGACCGCCCTTTCTGGTTCAGAAGACATTCGCGCCCTGATCAAAAATGCCAGTTCCAGCACTTTTTCGCGCCTTTCTACAGAGGCGAACGTTGGGTATGTGCTGAACTCCTTCCTAAACATCTCCGGGTTGGTGGCGATCAATGTGTTCAGCCTTGATGGGCATCACTACCATGTGGGCGATACGCTGACCTCCCAGACCATCCGTCCCAATATACGAGACCGGCTGTACAGCGAAGCGCTCAGCAGTGATCGCCCTGTGTTGTGGACGGGTATTGAGGATAATGTCGTCGCTGATTCAACCTATCAAAAGGTGATTATGGGAGTCTCCTTGATCACCGAGATAGACGCCCAAACACTGCTCCCGACACCGCTTGGCTTCATCGCCCTTAGTTATGATCCCGCTGATCTCGCCAGCAGAAACAGCCTGTACGATGAGCGCCGCCCTACGGCAACCTTTTGGTTGATTGACGAGAAAGGGCGCTACATCTACCACCCCGATCCAAACACCCTCGGACAGCGCGTCCCGCTGGATCGTCTGCTCAAAATGAACAATAGTTCGGGCGAGGTGGAATACCCCCTTCCCGATGATCGGTTGATCTCCCGTTACCGAAAGGTGGAGCCTATTGGGTGGCTGATCGCCTATAACTTGCCGTATAGCGAGTTGGTCGCCCCCTCTCGACAGGTAGCGGAGGGGACGCTTGGGGTGATGATCGTCAGTGTGGGGGTCTTAGCCGGAGCAGCCTATTTTGTCAGCCGAACAGCGGTTGCTCCCATCCGCCAAGTCACTGCCCGCTTTCAGCAGCTTCAAGCCCATCCCGCGCAATTGCCCTCCCCACTCCCAGTGAATCGCCATGACGAGGTGGGCGATTTGGCACAGGGGTTCAACACCTTCTTAGAGACACTCAAACAGCGCCAGCAGATTGAACGAGAGCGGGAGCAGTTGATCGTGGATCTTCAGATTGCCAATGAAAAAGCAGAGCAAAGCTCGCGCTTAAAGTCGGAATTTCTCGCCACGATGTCCCACGAACTGCGCACCCCGCTGAACGCCATTGTGGGCTACACAGAAATTTTGCTGCATGGCTTCGGGGTGACCATTGAGCCAAAGGCAATCGGCATGTTAGAGCGGGTCAGCGCCAACAGCAGACGCCTTCTCGCTTTGATCAACGACTTGCTCGACCTCTCGCGGATTGAATCGGGGCGTTTTGACCTCAGTTATCGCCGTATTGTGCCAGCGGAACTGCTTGCCCGTTGGGTCAAAGAGATCAGCATTTTGGGGGAGACGAAGGGGCTTGTTTTAGAAACATGGCTTGATCCCAAACTGCCAGAGTCGCTTATTAGCGATGCGGAGGCGCTGACCAAGATTGTTGTCAATCTGCTCAGCAATGCGTTCAAATTTACCGTACGGGGTACGATATTTTTGAGTTGGGGCTTGGGGAAAACAGAGGAGGATTGGTTTATCGGCGTCCATGATACAGGAATTGGTGTTCCCCTTCACGCCCGCGAGTTCATTTTTGAAGAATTTCGCCAAGTCGATCAATCCTCCAAGCGAGAGCATGGCGGGACAGGCTTGGGCTTGGCAATTGTGAAACGGCTTGTCCTTGCCATGAAAGGACAGATTGCCTTAGAGAGCGAGATTGGGCAAGGCAGCACCTTCACTGTGACATTCCCCTACATCGGCGCTACGGATAAAGGCAGCAACCAACGTATTCCAGTTCGAGTACCTGTTGCTATCCTAAAAAAAGAGGATCACCATGACTGA
- a CDS encoding substrate-binding domain-containing protein: MSLALFGCTPSAAPTPSPDPTAKPLTIALVMKTLTNPFFVEMERGARQAEKEFGIRLVVKTAAQETSIEQQIKIVDDLIVAGVDAIVISPGDSQKLIPVLKKAQDAGILVINIDNQLDPETAETIGLKNVPFISVDNEQGAYLSAQELIKGITTPTKVAILEGIRSAKNAQQRKAGAERAFKEHPNITIAASETANWKIDEAYMVIKAMFEKDADIAAVFCSNDVMAFGVIEYLQEIKRTDVRVVGFDALDEAKAAIRAGTLIATIDQQAAKQGYMGIEYAVKGLKGDPLSGTILVDVLVVTAETLK, translated from the coding sequence ATGAGCCTAGCCTTGTTTGGCTGCACGCCAAGCGCCGCTCCCACCCCAAGCCCTGACCCCACCGCCAAACCGCTGACCATTGCCCTCGTCATGAAAACGCTGACGAATCCCTTTTTTGTGGAGATGGAACGCGGCGCACGCCAAGCCGAAAAAGAGTTTGGCATTCGCTTGGTGGTTAAAACAGCCGCGCAGGAAACATCTATTGAACAGCAAATTAAGATTGTCGATGATCTGATTGTCGCTGGAGTCGATGCGATTGTCATTTCTCCAGGCGATTCTCAAAAATTGATCCCTGTCCTTAAGAAAGCACAAGACGCCGGCATCCTGGTGATAAACATCGATAACCAGCTTGACCCAGAAACGGCGGAGACGATTGGCTTGAAGAACGTTCCGTTCATCAGCGTGGATAATGAACAAGGGGCGTACCTCTCCGCACAAGAGTTGATCAAAGGGATTACCACCCCGACAAAGGTCGCCATTCTTGAAGGGATTCGGAGCGCCAAAAACGCCCAACAGCGGAAAGCGGGCGCCGAACGTGCTTTTAAGGAACATCCAAATATCACCATTGCTGCCTCGGAAACGGCAAATTGGAAAATCGATGAAGCCTATATGGTCATTAAGGCGATGTTTGAGAAAGACGCCGACATTGCCGCCGTATTTTGCTCGAACGATGTGATGGCTTTTGGCGTTATTGAGTACCTTCAGGAGATAAAGCGAACGGATGTTCGGGTTGTTGGTTTTGACGCTTTGGATGAGGCAAAAGCTGCCATTCGTGCCGGAACATTGATAGCGACAATTGACCAACAAGCGGCGAAACAAGGCTACATGGGCATTGAGTATGCGGTGAAGGGCTTGAAGGGAGACCCCTTATCTGGCACGATCTTGGTGGATGTTCTGGTGGTCACTGCCGAAACCCTGAAGTGA